CTCCGGTGGGCACGGGCAGGCACGGGGGGGGCAGGAAAATGCTCCAGACCCAGCAAAACCCTGTGGGGCTCGTTCCCCTCCGCCAGCCCGATGGAGCCGCCGATCCGGCCGCGGCCAGGTAACCCTGGTGCATCCCAAGGTCGATCCCAGATGGAACTTTccggggtttttttgggttttttttattaacgAGGGAGTTGGTGGGAGCACCAAGCCGCCAGCCGGGGCGATGCCACGGGTGGAACACGCCAACCCGGCGGCGTCTCCTTCGGTGAACTCGGTTACAAATCGGTTTGGAACAGAAAcgttgggttggaagggagctgcagcccctcccccaccccaccccgatCCCTCCGGGCTGCCCAGATGTGACCTATCGTGATAGAATAATTAATACCCAGATTCCCTGTGCAGACCAGATGTTGGTCAGGGCTGGGGAGAAGCCGCTCCCAAGAGCGAGGGACCGTTCCTGCTGGGTCCTGAGCGACTCTGCTGAGCTGAAATGCCGTTTCCCCCCGCAGGGCCGTGgtgagccccccacccccaccccccccggcaCCCCACGGCTCTCCATGCGAACCGGGGCCAAATGGATGCGATCGCCAGCGCCGGGCTCAAGAGGAAGTTTGAGGATGCGGACGTGGGCTCGCCGGGCTCCAACTCGGACGACGAGATCTCCAACAGCGACAGCGCCGACAGCTGCGACAGCGTCAACCCCGCCAGCTCCACCGGCTTCATCCGTGAGTGCTGGGGgaccgaccccccccccccccaacaccatGCTGCGGCCCCCCGGTGCCCCCGCCACCGAGCACGAGGCGCCTGGGTGTGGGGGTAGCGCTACTCGTGCGCTACTCGCCCCTTACACCCGGCGTGGGGTGATGAGCACGGAGCTACTCGCCGGTCCCACCAGACCCCGCGGGATTCCCGGCGTTAGACCCCAAACCCGTTGTCCAAGGTCTGTCCCGGGCCTTTCCCATCCCCCACCCAGCATTTGCCCCTGCCGATagattttggggggggggggggggtaattgggtggggctggtggagggggtgggggttaGTGGGGttgggctgggaggcagcgggggAGGGGCACAGCATCGCCCCAGGCCAGCGCAGggcccccagcaccagctcagcTCGCTCCTGGGACCAGAAGAGCCACTTTCCAGGGGGGGTGTCAGGTCTTTGTGGGACCCCCAAGGAGCTTTTCTACTCCCAGCTTACTCCCAGGAGCAGAAGAGCCACCTTCCAGCGGGGCGGGAGGTCTTTGGGAGCCCTGAGGAGCTTTTCTACTCCCAGCTTGCTccaaggagcagaaaagccacCTTCCAGTGGGGTGGGAGGTCTTTGGGACCCCTGAGGAGCTTTTCTACTCTGAATTTGCTCCCAGGAGCAGAAGAGCCACCTTCCAGTGGGGTGTCAGGTCCTTGTGGGACCCCCAAGGAGCTTTTCTACTCCCACCTTCCTcccaggagcagaaaagccacCTTCCAGCGAGGCAGGAGGTCTTTGTGGGACCCCCAAGTTGCTCCCAGGAGCAGAAGAGCCACCTTCCAGTGGGGTGGGAGGTCTTTGGGACCCCTGAGGAGCTTTTCTACTCCCAGcttgctcccagcagcagaagagccACCTTCCAGTGGGGTGGGAGGTCTTTGTGGGACCCCCAAGAAGCATTTCTACTCCCAGGAGCAGAAGAGCCACCTTCTAGTGGAGTGGGAGGTCTTTGTGGTACCTCCAAGTTGCTCCCAGGAGCAGAAGAGCCACCTTCCAGTGGGGAAGGAGGTCTTTGGGACCCCTGAGGGGTCTTTCTACTCCAAGCTTGCTCCCAGGAGCAGAAGAGCCACCTTCCAGAGGGGTGGGAGGTCTTTGTGGGACCCCCAAGAAGCTTTTCTACTCCCAGGAGCAGAACAGCCACCTTTCAGTGGGGTGGGAGGTCTTTGGGACCCCCGAGGAGCCTTTCTACTCCCGGcttgctcccagcagcagaagagccACCTTCCAGTGGGGCGGGAGGTCTTTGTGGGACCCCCAAGAAGCATTTCTACTCCCAGCTTGCTCCCGGGAGCAGAAGAGCCACCTTCCAGCGGGGCGGGAGGTCTTTGGGACCCCCGAGGAGGTTTTCTCCTCCTGacagctgctctctggcttcccccccccccagccacctcCATCCTGAAGCGGCAGAAGCAGCTCCGCAGGAAGAATGTCCGCTTCGACCAAGTGACCGTCTACTACTTCGCCCGGCGCCAGGGCTTCACCAGCGTGCCCAGCCAGGGCGGCAGCTCCCTGGGCATGGCCCAGCGCCACAACTCCGTGCGCCGCTACACGCTCTGCGAGTTCGCCCAGGAGCAGGAGGTGAACCACCGGGAGATCCTGCGGGAGCACCTCAAGGAGGAGAAACTCCACGCCAAGAAGATGAAGGTACCGCCGgggagggttgggggggggggtagtAAAATCTGGGAGAAGGCGGCGCTGGGCTTTGCCGGAGCCCGAGCGTGggccggggcggagcggggaGCCCCCGGCTGCTGTTTTGCCCCGGCTGGGGGCAGGTTTATCGCTGctgacacacacccccaccttttatttcttttacctCTGTTTGGAGGGTTCGTCTCCGTGCTGCACCCACGTGCGGGACCACCCGGGCAGCATCGACCTgagcgggggcggggggatcaccggggggagggggggatgaTGGGGGGGAGATGGGgattggggggggagggggggatgaGATGGGGGTGacgggggggggcaggtggggatcacggggggaggggggaatgaCGGGGGGGGAGATGGGGAtcagggggaggggggatgacatgggggcaggtggggatcacgggcgggggagggggggagaatGGGGGGGAGATGGGCATCACGGGGGGAGATGGGGGTGAcgggggggcaggtggggatcacgggggggaggtggggatgATGGGGGGGCAtgatggggggagggggggatgatggggggtgagggggggatGATATAGGGGGGGATCAAGGGGGAGGATGGGGATCATGTAGGGGCAGGTGGGATCACGGGGGGATAGGGGGGATCACGGGGGGCAGGTGGGGATCACGGGGGGGTTGGGGATCACGGCGGCTCTGCTCAGGGATCCCAGGGCTCTGTGCCCTCACGATGCCCCGCGGGGGCTGCGCCggggctgccgctgctgccACAGCCGCCTTCGGGCCGGGGGGTTCCAGTCCTGCCTCtccatttcctttattttttaattttaattattatttttttttaatggatctCCCTGCCCGCTGCCTCCGCGTGCACCGGCTTTTGTAGGGTCAGGGACCCCCGTTTGTGCTGGGTGCCAGGGTCTGGGGGGGTctgggggcgtggggggggagggaggggggcagggaggctgAAGGGATCTCGCAGGATCCAGCTCTGGCTCTTCCATCGCTTCTAAACCTCCTTtgccctggggggctgctgggctgcgccccccgccccccgcccagGACCCTGGTGTTCTGAGCAGCCGTTGCCTTTTATCTCCCTGCTCGCAGGGCTCTGgcgagggcgggggggggggggggcagaaaaggaattttctgccctaaattcttttattatttaattttttttccctttcccttctcctatAAAGTGCCGTgagcccacccacagcccggCTGGGGGGACATGGTGGGGCGACGGCTCTGGGGGGCTCAGCTCGCCGCGGTGGGTGCGGGACCGGGAGCTGGATGGAGGGACGGACCCCGGGGGCTCAGCATCCCCCCGGGGCGggcgctgcccctgcccctctgccccgcaGCTCACCAAGAACGGCACGGTGGAGTcggaggaggcggcggggctGACGCTGGAGGACGTCTCGGACGACGACATCGACGTGGAGAACGTGGAGGTGGATGACTACTTCTTCCTGCAGCCGCTGCCCACCAAGCGACGCCGCGCGCTGCTCCGGGCCTCGGGCGTCCACCGCATCGACGCggaggagaagcaggagctgcGCGCCATCCGCCTGTCCCGCGAGGAGTGCGGCTGCGACTGCCGCCTCTACTGCGACCCCGAGGCCTGCGCCTGCAGCCAGGCGGGCATCAAGTGCCAGGTGAGGCGGGGGGCGACGCCAGCGGCCAACGCAGCTCGGCCCGGCACTGGCATGGGGGTACTGGGGCGCTCGGGTGCTGGGGCAGTCGGGCACTGGGGCGCTGGGGTGCTCGggcgctgggtgctggggcagtcGGGCACTGGGGcgctggggtgctgggtgctggggcagtcAGGCACTGGGGCACTGGGGTGCTCGggcgctgggtgctggggcagtcAGGCACTGGGGTGCTCGggcgctgggtgctggggcagtcAGGCACTGGGGcactggggtgctgggtgctggggcagtcAGGCACTGGGGCACTGGGGTGCTCGggcgctgggtgctggggcagtcGGGCACTGGGGcgctggggtgctgggtgctggggcagtcAGGCACTGGGGCACTGGGGTGCTCGggcgctgggtgctggggcagtcAGGCACTGGGGCACTGGGGTGCTCGggcgctgggtgctggggcagtcGGGCACTGGGGcgctggggtgctgggtgctggggcagtcAGGCACTGGGGCACTGGGGTGCTCGggcgctgggtgctggggcagtcAGGCACTGGGGTGCTCGggcgctgggtgctggggcagtcAGGCACTGGGGCACTGGGGTGCTCGggcgctgggtgctggggcagtcAGGCACTGGAGCGCTCGtttgctggggtgctggggcaatCGGGTGCTGGGACACTGGGGCACTTGGGCGCTCGGGTACTGGGGCGCTGGGACACTGGGGCAATCGGGCGCTGGGGCGCTGGGCGCTGGGGTGCTGGGCGCTGGGGTGCTGGGCGCTGGGGTGCTGGGCGCTGGGGTGCTGGGCGCTGGGCGCTGGGTGCTGGGCGCTGGGGTGCTGGGCGCTGGGCGCTGGGGCGCTGGGGCGCTGGGTGCTGggcgctgggtgctggggcGCTCAGGCATTTGGCTGCACCCCCAGCACGGGGAGCAGCGccagcctggcctgggggcAGCACCGGGAAcaacctcccccagccctgaaTTCCCGACGTCAGGCAGCGCCAGGGCAGGGGTTGGGCTCTGGGGAGGGATCCTCTGGGATCTCCCCAATGTCAGGTGGCACCAGGATGGGTTTTAGGCTCTGGGGAGGGATCCTCTGGGATCTCCCCAATGTCAGGCGGCACCAGGGTGGGTTTTAGGCTCTGGGGAGGGATCCTCTGGGATCTCCCCAATGTCAGGTGGCACCAGGGTGGGTTTTAGGCTCTGGGGCGGGATCCTCTGGGATCTCCCCAATGTCAGGTGGCACCAGGGCGGGTTTTAGGCCTTGGGGAGGGACCCTCTGGGATCTCCCCAATGTCAGGCGGCACCAGGGTGGGTTTTAGGCTCTGGGGCGGGATCCTCTGGGATCTCCCCAATGTCAGGCGGCACCAGGGTGGGTTTTAGGCTCTGGGGCGGGATCCTCTGGGATCTCCCCAATGTCAGGTGGCACCAGGGCGGGTTTTAGGCCTTGGGGAGGGACCCTCTGGGATCCTGGAGCTGCCATGTCTCCGTCTCCCTGCCAGGTGGATCGCATGTCCTTCCCCTGCGGCTGCTCCCGGGACGGTTGCGGGTAACATGGCCGGTCGGATCGAATTCAATCCCATCCGGGTGCGGACTCACTACCTCCACACCATCATGAAGCTGGAGCTGGAGAACAAGCGCCAGGGCGGGCGGCCACCGGCGCCGGAGGAGGATGCGGCCGCCGCGGCTGCTCCCGGCTCCGCTGGCGACTGGCTGGGGCCGCAGCCGGCCGAAACGCAGGACTTCCAGGAATTCATGGCGGAGAACGAGACGGCCGTCATGCACCTGCAAACGGCGGAGGAGCTGGAGAGGCTGAAGGCTGAGGAAGATTCCAGCAACGGCTCCGGCGTGGAGAGCTTGGGCGTTTGCATCCTGGAGGAGCCGCTGGCCGTGCCGGAGGGGTTGTGCCCGGCTCTGGCCGCCCCCATCCTCATCCAAGCCCAGTTGCCTCCAGGCTCGTCCGTCCTCTGCTTCGCCGACGGCCCGGAGCAGGCGGCCTCGCCGGTGGGCAACCAGCCCTACTTGAACGATGGCCCCGTGGTCTACTACCAGGTGGAGCAGCGGCCGGCGCTGGGCGCCAAGGGCGAGAGCAGCGCGGCGGAGCCGCCGGCACcggccccctgccccggcgaCAAGGACCTGggcggcccccccggcccccccgtGACTTGCAGCCGAGCCGCCGCCACCCAGGGGGAAGCAGCCAAAAATCCTCCGTCGTCCCCAGAGGATgcgcccgctccccgccgcgccccctccccgTCCCCCCCGGCGCCGGAGCGGGCGCATGAGCCGCCCCCCGCCGAGGAGCCCCCGCTGGGGCCCGTCCTGCCCGTGTGAgcggccccctccccccctcgGAGCTCATTTATTTATTGACAATGATATTTTATGGACCGGCAGCATcgcggggagcgggggctgcGTTGTACAGAAGATTTTAGACGGCGTCGCCGCGCCGGGAGCCTGGAGCCTTCTCCCGGTTTGGCCGATGGGAC
Above is a window of Falco biarmicus isolate bFalBia1 chromosome 19, bFalBia1.pri, whole genome shotgun sequence DNA encoding:
- the CSRNP2 gene encoding LOW QUALITY PROTEIN: cysteine/serine-rich nuclear protein 2 (The sequence of the model RefSeq protein was modified relative to this genomic sequence to represent the inferred CDS: deleted 1 base in 1 codon), yielding MDAIASAGLKRKFEDADVGSPGSNSDDEISNSDSADSCDSVNPASSTGFIPTSILKRQKQLRRKNVRFDQVTVYYFARRQGFTSVPSQGGSSLGMAQRHNSVRRYTLCEFAQEQEVNHREILREHLKEEKLHAKKMKLTKNGTVESEEAAGLTLEDVSDDDIDVENVEVDDYFFLQPLPTKRRRALLRASGVHRIDAEEKQELRAIRLSREECGCDCRLYCDPEACACSQAGIKCQVDRMSFPCGCSRDGCGNMAGRIEFNPIRVRTHYLHTIMKLELENKRQGGRPPAPEEDAAAAAAPGSAGDWLGPQPAETQDFQEFMAENETAVMHLQTAEELERLKAEEDSSNGSGVESLGVCILEEPLAVPEGLCPALAAPILIQAQLPPGSSVLCFADGPEQAASPVGNQPYLNDGPVVYYQVEQRPALGAKGESSAAEPPAPAPCPGDKDLGGPPGPPVTCSRAAATQGEAAKNPPSSPEDAPAPRRAPSPSPPAPERAHEPPPAEEPPLGPVLPV